A genomic window from Camelina sativa cultivar DH55 chromosome 2, Cs, whole genome shotgun sequence includes:
- the LOC109126520 gene encoding putative defensin-like protein 169, with translation MSFNKHPTEGWCARPLPDQKPGRCNQDRCLVRCREHHNFKFKGGKAVGTCTTSNTCFCTYRCR, from the exons atgagtTTCAATAA ACACCCAACAGAGGGGTGGTGTGCTAGGCCTTTACCTGACCAAAAACCCGGGCGGTGTAACCAAGACCGTTGTTTGGTCAGGTGTCGAGAGCATcataattttaagtttaaagGAGGGAAAGCAGTGGGTACTTGCACAACTAGTAATACTTGCTTTTGCACTTATCGTTGTCGATAG